Part of the Georgenia sp. TF02-10 genome, CGCGCTCGACGTCGCCGGCAGCGCGGACCTGCACGCGGCGGAGGACGGCGAGGACGACCACGCGGCCGAGGAGGACCACACAGCCGAGGACCACGCCGGCCACGACCACGGCAACCTCGACCCGCACTTCTGGCTGGACCCGGCCCGCCTCGCCCGGGTCGCCGAGGCCGTCGGCGAGGAGCTGGGCGCCGCCGACCCCGACAACGCCGACGCCTACGCCGCCGGCGCCGCCGACGTGCGCGAGCGCCTCCTCGGCCTCGACGCCGCCTACCGCGAGGGCCTCGCCCAGTGCCAGACCCGCACGATCGTCGTCGCCCACGAGGCCTACGGCTACCTCGCCGAGGCCTACGACCTCACCCAGGTCGGCCTGGCCGGCCTCGACCCGGAGACCGAGCCCTCCCCCGCCCGGCTGCGCGAGGTGGCCGAGGTGGCCCGCGAGGCCGGCACCACCACCATCTTCACCGAGTCCCTGGTCAACCCCGAGGTCGCCCAGACCCTGGCCGACGACCTGGGCCTGGCCACCGCGGTCCTGGACCCGGTCGAGGCGCAGGCGGACCCGGACGCCGACTACGCCGACG contains:
- a CDS encoding metal ABC transporter substrate-binding protein — protein: MKRRLLSGAVALAVALPLAACSADAAPDRSPDGKLEVLAAFYPLQYLAQEVGGEHVEVSSLTPAGAEPHDLELSPNDVTRLSGAGAVLYLSGFQPAVDDAVAQTEPEHALDVAGSADLHAAEDGEDDHAAEEDHTAEDHAGHDHGNLDPHFWLDPARLARVAEAVGEELGAADPDNADAYAAGAADVRERLLGLDAAYREGLAQCQTRTIVVAHEAYGYLAEAYDLTQVGLAGLDPETEPSPARLREVAEVAREAGTTTIFTESLVNPEVAQTLADDLGLATAVLDPVEAQADPDADYADVMTSNLTTLRSALECA